Genomic segment of bacterium:
TCTCTGGAAAGCGCATTGAGAAGGTTTAAGAAAAAATGTGAGAAGTCAGGTATACTGATTGAGATAAAAAAACGCGAACATTACGAGAAACCAAGCGTTAAAAAGAAAAGAAAAACTTACGCAGCTTTGAAAAAAATCAGAAAAGAACAAGAAACATTGGAAAACGATTAATCTAAGGATAAAAATGCATCTTTTCGATATTATTGTTTTAGGATTTTTCCTGTATATTGTTATACGGGGATATATTAGAGGCCTCTTAAGGGAGGCCTTTAATTTATTCGGGATATTCGGCGGCGGATTAATCGCGGTAAAACTTGGGCCGGGATTGGCCGGTATTTTTGAAAATGTGTTAGGATTATCACCCGGATACGGCAAGGCAGTGGCCTTTAGCCTGGTCTGGATTTTTATTTATATATTGATGTTTTTCTGCGGGAAATTTTTACAGAACCTGGTCAAACTTTTGCTTTTGGAATGGGTCGATAAATTTGGCGGCGTTGTTTTTGGATTAATGAAAGGGTTTTTTATCGCCGGGTTAGTTGTAATAAGTTTATTGAAATTTCCTTTGATACCAAGATACAGGCAGGAAGTTGAAAAGACAATTATTGTAAAACCTATTGCCGTGTATACCCCGAAAGTTTATAATCTTATAATCAGGATTTTTTCATGGACCCAGTTTGAAAGTTATAATGAAATGATAAAAAGCCATGGGGAAAAGGAAGGTATTCTTAAAGGATTTAAGAAAATTGATAATTCAATTGAAAATTTTATAGGAGATTAAGAGAATGAAATTAAAAGAACTTTATGCGACGGTCATAGAACAGGGCAAGAAAACCGATCCCCGCGGAAAAGAGCTGGTCGAAAAAGAATTACAGAGGATTAAAAAGGAATATGATGATTTAAAAGAAGATAAAAAGAAAGATTTTGATCAGGAAAAATTAACCAATCCTTACGCCGATACCAGGATTTTATTCGGTAACGGCGATATGGATGTCAAAAATATTCTTGTCGGTGTGGATATTGAGGGCGCGGAGATGATGCTCGCCGACAGGCTGATCCAGAAGGGGCAGAAAATTGACCTTGTTGTGTCGCATCACCCTGAAGGGTATGCGTTGGCAAATTTATACCAGGTAATGGGGGTCCATGCTGATATTTGTAATCAATTTGGTGTTTCAATCAGTGTCGCCGAGGCTCTGATGAATGAAAGAATAACCGAAGTGCAGAGAAGGTTATTGCCGGCTAACCATACACGGATTGTTGATATGGCGAAACTTTTGAACATTCCTTTAATGTGCGTTCACACACCGGCAGATAATTCGGTATCGGATTATTTGCAGAAAAAAATTGACATGGAAAAACCTTACAGGGTTTCAGACTGCCTTGACCTTTTAAGAAAAATCCCGGAATATAAAGAGGCTGAAAAAAATAATGTCGGGTTGAAAGTAGTTTCCGGCAGTGAAAAAGGCAGGGCGGGCAGGGTGATGATAGATATGACAGGCGGGACAAGCGGGTCCAAGGACATTTATGAAAGGCTTTCGCACACGGATGTCGGCACCATAATCGGCATGCATATTTCCGACGAGCACAGGAAAGAGGCTGAAAAAAACCATATTAACGTAATCATTGCCGGGCATATGGCGTCTGACACGATAGGTGTCAACCTTGTTTTTGACTGCCTGGAGGAAAAAGAAAAACTGGATATTATTTCCTGTTCGGGATTCAGGAGGGTGACAGGCAAAGAGAGAGATGGAAAATATAATCCGTAAAGCATTCAAGGAAAAAATAAACCAGTTATTGCCTGATTTGCGGTATCCGCTTTTAATTACCAATTTTGACGGGCAGAACGCGAATTACTGGATGTTTACTTTACAGACGGACCATGTGGCCCCGTCTTTTTTGCTGATACTCCCCGGCGGGAAAATTTACGCCTTCGTGTCTCCCATTGAAACAGACCTCCTCTCCGGATTAAAAAATAACATTGAGATAATGACTTATCCGGCAAGTTCAAAGCTTATACCTTTGATAAAAAAGATAACAAGAAAATACAAATATCTTTCAGCGGAATATTCGGATAATTATAATTTTGATATCATCAGGTATTCCTGGCTTAAGAAATTAAGAAAGGAGTTCAGCCTGAAACCCGCGCAGGACGTTATTTTTCCTTTAAGAAAAATAAAAACACCGGCTGAAATCGGTTTGATCCGGAAATCGGTAAACGAGACTTATGAGATTTTAAAAAAAGTGGAAAATAAAGTGAGGAAAAATGTTACGGAAATAGATATTTATAACCTTATTTATTTTGAGGCCCGGAAGAAAAATGCGGAGGTTTCATTTAAACCGATTATAGCCTCGGGCAGGCGCGCTGTCAATCCCCACCCGATCAGGGCGACGGATAAAAGACTGAAAAACGGGGAATTTTTAATTGTTGATTTAGGCGTGAGTTTTTACGGTTACACTTCTGATATAACAAGGACTTTTCTTGTGGGAGACGATATCCGCGGGCATAAATTTTATAAAGTCGCAAAGATTATGTTTAATGAATTGGAATCGCTCGATTTTTCAAAAATCAGCCCTTATGAACTGGCGGAAGGGATGCGAAAAATTTCAAAAAAACATAAAGTTGATATTTATGAAAAGCACGCTTACGGACATGGGATAGGCGTTGCGGTGCATGATATCTATCCAAGCCTTTCGCTTTCAAAAAATGTTTTCAGCAGACATAAATTCCAGGACGGTACAGCTTTTGCGTTTGAACCGGGTTTTTACACGAAGAAAACAGGGTTCCGCTGGGAGAATGATTATTTTATAAATAACGGGAAAGCTGTAAAATTTTAAACGTTTATTTTTGAATTTGGCAAATTTTTAATTTCAAAATCTCTTTTTGCTAAACCCGAAACGCTTTTCTATAAATCTAAGCTCATTTTGGGCGATTTCCACAATCCTATAGAGGAGCAAATCGGGAGTCGTGGAAATCGTGATCCCAAAATTTCGCTAAGATTTATATACGAAAAACATTTCTATAGACGCAAAAAGAGACCTTGAAATTAAATTTGCCAGACTTGAGCGTTATTTTTATTTTGACACAATTTTGTTATTTTGATAGCATAATATAGTTGTATTATCATCTATATTAAGAAAGGCGGTGGAATTTATGCGTCGCAAATATTTTATCTTTCTCTTTGCTTTTTTTCTTTTAGCCGGATGTGTCAATGTGGAAAAGGAAGCGGATAACCATTTCCGCAGGGCCGAAGATTTAAAATCACAGGGAGATTTCAGCGGCGCGGTCCAGGAATACAGGATAATTGTTTATAAATACTCCAAGAGCTCTCTGGCTCCCAGGGCCTGGCAATCGATCGCGGATTGTGAAAAGGAAATCGACATCGCAAAAACGGTCATGGTTGCCGATACTCTTATAAATGAAAAATACAATGACGCGGGTTTGTTTGTTCTGAGGGACCTGATTAATAAATACCCCGGCGGTTATTTATCCGGGGAGATAAGCAAAAAGATTGATTCACTCACGGGCGGCCAGGCTGAAAACCTGTTAAATATGGCAATGGAATTTCAGAAAAAAGGGAAATATACTGAGGCCATTGAATCTTATGAAAAGTTTATGAACGCGTTCCCGAATAGTAAAGAAAAAGACAATATACAGCTTTACATTTCCCAGTGCAGGGAAGAAATAGCACGCCAGAAATCCCTTGAAGAAAAACAAAAAAGGCAGACTGAACTGGACCAGAAAAAGGCCGAAGAGGAAAGAAAGAAAAAAGAAACGGAATTGGCGGAAAAGGAAAAACAACAGAAAGAAATCAAGAAAAAACAAAGTATTGAAGACGCCTTGAAATCTTTAAAAGAGAAAACGAAGTAACCGTGAATAGTAAATCGTAAAATGTGGGTATTAAAAAACAATTAACGTTTTACAATTTACGGTTTTACAAAAGAGAGTATCAATGAGAAAAACAGTCTCTGTTATTTTATTCTTTGCCTTGTGCTGTTTACATTATTGTATCAACGCCGCTGAAAAGGTAAATTTCCTTTTTGAAATTGCGGGGAAAAAAGGCGAAAATCCAAAAGAATTTGATAATATCCAAAGTATTGGGACTGACAGTAAAGGCAATATATATATAGTGGATAGTGATAATAACCGTGTCCAGGTATTTGATAAAGAAGGGGCCTATGTTTATCAATTCGGCAGGAAGGGGAGCAATAACGGGGAATTCAATACGCCTTTCGGGATAGCCGTAAATAGTTATGATGAAATATATGTAACGGAACAGGGCAATAGCCGTGTCCAGGTTTTTGACAGTACAGGTAAATTCCTTTTTGCTTTTGGGCAAAAAGGAAATCAAAAAGGCAGGTTTAATACTCCAGGCGGTATTGCCGTTGATTTATATGGTTTTGTTTATGTGGCTGACAGCCGCAATGACCGTATTCAGGTATTTACCCGCCAGGGAATATTTATCAAATCCTTTGGTTCTTCAGGAGATTTGCATACCCAGTTCGATTACCCGTCTTATGTGGCGGTGGACAATGAACGAAATATCTTTGTCGTTGATAAAAATAACAACCGCATACAAAAATTTGATTCCCGCGGGTATTTTCTTTTAAACGTGGGAAATAAAGACAATAAAAAATATAAACAGCTTTTTTCCGCTTCTGTAAGCGAATATGGAACATTATACGCGGCAGACATTGAAAATTATTGCGTCCACGTAATTTCCAATCTGGGCGAATTTCAATATTCTTTTGGAAGCAAGGGAACGGGCCGGGGCCAGTTTTTAGAGTTGTCCGGCATATATATGGACAAAAATAACCGTCTGTATATTGCCGATAGAAAAAATAACCGCGTGGAAATTTATGAAATAGAACCTGATGAAAAGGCGCAAAAAAAACCTTCCGCCCCAAGGCCTGTTGATATATTGTTTGTCCGCGAAATGCTGTGCAATGCCTCTGATATAGGGGCGGACATTAATGGGAATATTTATATGTCTAACCCCGCGAATAACAATATCCAGGTATTTAATCCTGACGGAACTTTAAAATTTGTTTTTGGTGGAGAAGGAGAAGATAAAGGAAAGTTTAAAAATCCGTCAGGTTTGGCAGTAAGTCCCGGCGGGAATATAGCTGTGTCGGACAGTAAAAATTACCGTATCCAGATATTTGATTCCACGGGGAAATATCTATTCGGGTTCGGACGAAAGGGAGAAGAAAAAGGCGAATTTTTAAGCCCTTCCGGGCTTGTTTATGATGAAAAGGGTGAAAAACTTTATGCGGTTGACAAGAAAAATAACCGTGTCCAGGTGTTTAATAAAGACGGGATATTTTTGACCGCCTTCGGGGCCTCGGAAAACAAGGCAAACCAGTTAAATTATCCCGAGGATGTCGCGATAGCTCCTGATGGAGCGGTTTATGTGGCTGATACAGGAAATAACCGCGTGCAAAAATATAACATAAGTTTCGAAAATGAAATTTCTTTTGGCAAAAGCGGGAAAGGAGAAGGTGAGTTTGATAAACCGGTCTGCGTAAGCACGGATAAAGACAGGAAAATTTATGTGCTTGACAAGGGAAACAACAGGATCCAGATTTTCGACAGTTCCTTGAAATTCATCATGGAATTTGGCAGTGAAGGCAAAGGGATAGGCCAATTTAATGATTTGCAGGGCCTCGCGGTGCAAAACCTGGATGCGCAAAATTATATTTATGCCGCGGACGCGGAAAATAAACGGATGCAGGTTTTTACTCTTTGTGAAACTCCCCGCTCCCCGGCAGGTCTTGCTTCTTACGGGGATGAGAAAGGCATAAAACTCACATGGGAGAAAAACCCTGAATCATTTGTCTATGAATATTATATTTATAAAAGCGATGACCTTGCCGGTGATTACACATTTGTTGATAAAACCCGCGCAAACGAATTTTTTATTCCAGCCTCTCCTGACAGCAGTTTCGCGCAGTCTCCTTATTATAAAATCTCTGCCGCGGCGCCCCGTGGTTTTGTAAGCCCTCAAAGCGCGCCTGTCACGGATTATTTTGTCCTTGGATATAACTTTTTTAAGCAGGGTAAATTCCCGGAAAGCGCGGTAAATTTTCAAAAGGAAACAGAACTTCATCTGGATAATTATAACGCTCATTACCTGTTAGGCATAGTTTACTTTAGGCAGGATAAATGGCAGGAGGCGGAAAAAAAATTCAACAATATTGTAAGGTTACAGCCGCAAAACGGGTATGCGCATTATTATCTTGGAGCCGCGCTGTCACGGCAAAAATCATATGACAAGGCAGTTTTTGAATTAAAAGAGGCTTTAAAAATTGAAAAAAACAGTTTTATGATATATTCGGAGCTTGGCGAAGCGTTTCTTAATAAGGAATTATATAATGAAGCCATAGAGGCGCTTAAAAACGCGTTACAGATGGGGGAAACCAACCCGAAACTGCATTATCATCTCGGCCTTTCATATTACAAACAGCGAAAATACGACCAGGCAGTTGATGAACTTAAACAGTGCATAAAGGACAGCCCGAAGGAATTTTATGCCCGTTATTACCTGGGGAAGACTTATACCGCGCTCGGTGAAAATGATATGGCTGTCCAATCTTTTAAAGAGGCCTCTGAAATTGACCCGCAGAACCTGGAAGTGTTTTTTCTTACCGGATTGATTTATGTCAGTCAAAAAAAATATATGGATGCTGTCGCGGAATTTAAAGTCGCCGCGTCTCTGGATGCCAAAAACCCGGTTTATAAATATAACCTGGGGCTTGCATATTTTTACGGCGGTGACATGGAATCCGCGGTCCATGAATTCAGTGAGGCGGCAAAGCTGGAGCCCGGTAACCCTGATTATCATTATTATACGGGCCTTGCGTTATCCGGCATAGACATTGACAGGGCTTTAAGCGCGTTTAACACGGTGGTGAATTTAAACCCGAATTATCTGGAAGTATATTTACAACTCGGGATTTTATATGAAAAGAAAAACCGCATTCCCGAGGCAATAGAATCATACCGCAAGGCATTGGAAAAAAATTCGGGGGATATAATATCTGTTAACTACGCTCTTGGAAAACTCTATTCTGAGGTCAAAAATTATGAACTTGCGGAAAAATATTTCAGCGATGTAATAAGGGTGGATGTAAACAACATAGACGCTCTTTTACAGCTTGGCAATGTAGAGGATTTACAGGAAAAATCCGGCGATGCCATACAGACTTTTCAAAAAATCATTTCTATTGAACCGAAAAATATCAAGGCGCGTTTGCAGCTTGCTTCCATATACACTAAAAACAAAATGAAAAAAGAGGCTGTCGGCGAATATAGGACAATCCTTGACATTGACCCCGGCAATCCTGATAGTTTTTATTTTATGGGGCTGTTTTATATGCAGAGCGGGTTATTTGACCATGCCAGGGAGCATTTCACAAAAGCAGGTGAATATGGCGGGACGAACATCTTGTATAAAAACGCGCTTGACAATCTGGAAATATTTATAAAAAAAGAACAAGAAAGAATTGTTATGCACATAACTCCTTCAGACCCGCCGATAAGTGATTTTACAAAACGAATACTCGATGTTTACCATGCGGAAAACGGATATAATATTCCTGATGATCTGCGAAAGATATTTGTAATTTTTGACGGGATAAGCGCTTATGGGACAATATGCACGGCGCGAAGCCCTGAAATTAATTTTAATGAACCGAAAGAATTGCAATATCCAAGGGAAACCTTAAAAAACAAAATAGGCAATGACGTGGACTGCGCCATTTTTCTCAGTGCCTGTCTTGAAAAGGAGGGTATAGCGGTCAATTTTATCAAAAATCCGTCATTTGTTGTCTTGCTTGTAAATACAGGCGCTTCAATTGAAGAAGCGGAAAAAATTTCGGGAGACAGCGAATCATACGCGGAAAAAGATAATTTAATCTGGATACCGGTTGACGTTTCCATGTTTGGTTCTTCTTTCCTGGATTCATGGAAACAGGGAATAAAAAAATATAAAGAATATCTCGCGGCAAAAGAAAAAAGCGAAATTTTTAATATAAAGGAATATAGAGTAAAAGTCCCGGAGGACAAATTGCCTGAAAGCGATTTCGCGGCGGAAACCCCGAAAGAGAGCGATTTGAATCTCAGACTGCAGGAAGATTTAAAAAACTTTTATAAGGAAAGGATTTCCTCGCTGATTAAAAAATATAATGAAAAACTCAAAATTACGCCCGATGATTTAAAACTAAGGCTGGCATTGGCAGGCGCCTATGACGAAAACTCGCAGAAAGAGGGGGCAGCAGGAGAATACGGACAGGTCTTACTGATGGATGAAAAAAACCTTACTGCTTTGTATTTTTTAGCCGATTATTCATTGTCTCGAGAAAAACGCGATGAAGCTTTAAATTATTTTTTAAAAATTTTGAATTTTTACCCCCAGGAACCCCGCGCGATGTTTGAGATCGCAGAAATTTATTACTCGCAGGATAAATCAAAAGAGGCGCTTGAACTTTATCAAAAATATTTGAAAATGGGCACACAGGACAAAAAGAGAAACAGCCAGGCACAGTTGAAAATAGGTCTGTGTTACGCCTCGCTGAAAGAGATGAAGAAGGCAATTGAGGAACTTGAGAAATTCATAAAAGAATACCCGGAACACGAACTTATAGAGGACACGAAAAAGACGCTTGGTCTTTTGAAGAGCGGATATTCGGAAGAATGATTTTTTACCGCACCCCCCTGTGCAGTCCCAGTTTTTTAGCTGATTTTACAGCCTCTTCGTATTCCTTCCTTGTAATCCTCCGGTTAATTTCAGGGAAAAGCCTGGAATTATAATAAGGCTGGTACTGGTCCATCAGGTTAAAATAAGAATCTTTGGATATTTCCTCCGCTATGAATCGTGCGATTTTTTCTGTTTCCGCGGTTTTACCCGGGAGAACAAGATGCCTTATAATCAATCCTTTTGTTGCCAGTCCGTTTTTGTCAGTTACTAAATCACCTGCCTGGCGGTGCATTTCTTTTAAAGCCAATTTCATTTTTTCAGGGTAATCCGGAGCGTGAGCGTACTTATAAGCTGTTTCATTTTCGGCATATTTGGTGTCCGGCATGTAAATGTCGATTATCCCCTCAAAAAGTTGTAGCGTGGAAACATTTTCATAACCGCTGTTATTGTGGACAAGAGGTATATTTAACCCTTTTTCCTTGGCCAGTTTAAATGCTTTAATAATATGAGGTGTAAAGTGTGTCGGTGTGACAAGGTTTATATTATGGCACCCTTTATCCTGCAAAGAAATCATTATCACGGCCAATTCTTCAGGAGAAGATTTTTCCCCATGATGTAATTGGCTTATTTCATAATTCTGGCAGAAACAACACCCGAGGTTGCAGCCTGTAAAAAATATTGTCCCTGAACCCTTTGTTCCTGATAACTCAGGCTCTTCGCCAAAATGAGGTCCGAAACTTGAAACCATCAAATCTTTGCCCATCTCACAATATCCCAATGCGCCCTCGGTCCGGTTTAAACCGCATTCTCTCGGGCAAAGATGGCAGGAATTAAAAATTTCATAGGCATCGCGGATTCTTTTATCAATATCGAAGTTTATCACAACAATTAGTATACTATAAATCAAGAAAATGCTTTACAAAAAAAAAAAAAGTTATAAAATTGAAATGAAGGATAAAAATTGGCTTATAGGAGGACAATATGAAAAAAGGTGTATTGATTTTACTGGTTTTATTGGTTTTAGTAATTTCGCCGGCAGTATTTTCTGAACAAGAAGCTTCTCACGGCCTGGGCAAGGGAGAGGCGGGGAGTTCATTTTACTGTTTAGTCATGGACATGCCCCGGCCCGAAGCAGGGGATGTCCGTTATTTTATTACCAAATGCGGCGAATATACCACCTGGAAATTATGGCCCGGCAAGGAAAAGCTTTTTGAAGGCAAGGAACCACATGGCGCTTTATTAACAGTTTATGTTAACAAAATCGCGTTTAATTCATTAGATGAAAAAAAAGGCATGCAGAACGGGTCCATGATAGTTAAAGAAAATTACACTTCCGACAAAAAATTAGCGGCTGTAACCGTTATGTATAAATCAGAAAAATATAATCCTGAAGCGGGTGACTGGGCATGGATTAAATATGACCCTGACTTTAATATACTTGCTGAAGGTAAGGTTAAAGAGTGTATTGATTGCCATAGCAAAGCCAAAGATAATGATTATATTTTATCCGGCAGCATCAAATAGAAGACTTTTAAATTTTTTCCAGTTTTACCCTTGTTGATTTATTGATGAGGCTTTTGGATACCGGATTCAATTCCCAGGGGAAAAGGACATTGATCCGCATTTCTTCAAAGAAATGCACAGGCGTGAATAATATCCCCTGCGGGATTTTTTTATCCAGGCGGGCTTTTATTGTTGTTGAGCCGGTTTTTGAGCTTATACGTATTAATTCATTTTCTATAATTTTAAGTTTTTCAGCATCATCCGGGTTTATATCGATAAATCCCTCAGGGCAGACCTCGTGCAGGCCCTTTGAGTTTCTTGTCATTGCACCGCTGTGGCTGTGAAACAGGGAGCCGCCGGATAAAAGGGTAAAAGGGTATATTATATTATTTTTTTCTTCAACAGGTAAATTTTCAGGGGCAAGGAAATTAAATTTATTTTCTCTGCCGGTGTATAGAACAGGGGTACCCCCGTTATTTATTTTGGAAGCAGGCCATTGTGTCCCTTTGGAGGGGAAGGGAAGAATATTTATTTCTTTATAAACCGGGACCAATTCAGCGATTTCTTTTCTTATATTTCCGATTGAGCAATCGAGAGGAAAACCGAGTCCTTTTGAAATAAGCCCTATTATTTCAGAATCTGTTTTTGTGTTTTTTACGGGTTTCAGCGGGTGTTTAAAATCCTGAATCCGCCTTTCCATGTTTGTATAAGACCCTTCTTTTTCGACGAAGCTCGACACGGGAAAAACTACGTGCGCGTAAGGAGTAGTATTATTTAAAAAGAGGTCGTTCACCGCGAGAAAATCAAGTTTGCTTAAGGTCAGTTTTAAAAATTCCGTGTCGGGAAAAGACGCGATAGGATCATCCCCGATAATATAAACCGCCCTGATTTTTTTCTCCATAATTTTGCCGAATATCTGATGATAAGTGCTCCCTGGCAGTTTTGGGATTTCCTTTTTCCATACGGAATTGAAATTTTTTCGTATAACAGGGTCGTCAAATTTCTGGTAACCGGGAAGATATTCCGGGATTGCACCCGTGTCGCACGCGCCCTGGGAGTTATTGTAACCTTTTAACGGATAAATTCCCGCTCCTTCTTTCCCGATATTTCCCGTTAAAAGGCAAAGGTTCACAATCGCCTTGACTGTTTCAGAGGAGTTTTTCTGCTGTGTGACGCCAGACCCGTAAACAAAAGACGTTTTTCGGCTTTTTCCTATTAACCGCGCAGTCTCAAATATTTTTTCTTCGATGATACCGGTAATTTTCGAAGCAAGGTTTATGGGAATTTTACCGGTGGATAATTTGAATTCCTCAAAGCCTTCAGTCCTTTCTTTAATGAATTTTTTGTCCTGCAGGTTTTCATCAATTATAATTTTTGAAATCGCGTTTAAAAAAACAGGATCGGTCTGGATATTTGGGGAAATCCAGAGTTTGGCAAAAGTATTAAGTTTGGTTTCTCTCGGGTCAACCAGTATAAGTTTGGCATTGTGTTTTTTAACAGCGGATTTTATTTTTAAACTGGCAATGGCCTGGCTTTCGATTGGATTGGCGCCGATAACAATAATAACCTCCGATTTTAGAAGGTCATCCATCGGGTTAGTCATGGCCGGGTAGCCAAGCATAGGAGCAAGGACATTAATATTTACCCCGTTTTCAAGCCGGGAGGAATTGTCTATGTTATTTGTGCCTATAACGGCCCGCATGAATTTTTGGAAAAGATATGTTTCTTCGTTTGTGCACCTGGCAGAGATTATGCCGGCAATAGAATCAGGCCCGTATTTTTCTTTAATCTCGAGAAGTTTGTCCGCGCTGAATTTTATTGCTTCTTCCCACGAGGTTTCAACCAGTTTGCCGTCTTTTTTTATAAGAGGGTTTATTAACCTTTTTGGGCTGTTGGGGAAATCATATCCAAATCTTCCTTTTGCGCAAAGACTGCCGTTATTTATTCCCAATCCTTCCCTGGATGAAACGGAGATGACTTTATTGTCTTTTATATTTAGGGATATGGAGCACCCGCACCCGCAGTAAGGACATATAGTGTTATGTTTTCCCACCTCCCATATACGGGCTTCATATTTTGAAAGATTACTGATAACCCCCGCGACAGGGCATATTGATATGCATTGGCCGCAGAATTCGCAGTCAATGCTTTTCCTGAAAGGGGTCCCGATTTCAGTTTTAAACCCGCGGTAAGAAAAATCAATTGCCCCGACCATGCGGATTTCCCTGCAGGCGCGGACACAAAGCCCGCAGTGCATGCATTTTTTAGGATTGATTTCTATTATTCCTTTTGTCTGCGTGGCCGGGCCGATGCGTTTATCCATTTTGAAAATGTTAAAATTTACTTTAAGCCGGTATGCCAGGTCCTGAAGGCGGCAGTCTCCGCACCGCTCGCATACAAGGCAGTCCATCGGATGGTTTAAAAGAAGGAGTTCTATTATTGTCTGCCTGGCTTTGTTTATCCGCGGGGTATCTGTGAGAACAACCATGTTTTCTTCAACCGGGGCGACGCAGGATGACACAAGTTCATGCGTGCCCTCTATTTCAACAACGCATAACCTGCATCCGCCGAAGGGTTCAAGCCCGGTATGATGGCATAAATGAGGGATATCAATCCCCGCCGATTTCGCGGCTTCAATAATTTTTGTTCCCCGGGGAACAAAAATATTTTTCCCGTCAATAGTTAAAGTAATCATATTTATCAAAATATTTCCTGAATATCGGTTCAAACAGTTTAAACCGTTTGAACTGTTTAATTAGTATATCGCGTTATAATCGCATATGTCCACGCACGCGCAGCACCGGACGCAATTTTCCGGTTTTATCTGCGCCGTTTTTTTCGGTTCCCATTCGATAGCGTTAAACTTGCATGCCTTTTTTAAACAGAGGCCGCATTTTTTGCACAGGTTTTCATCAATCTTAAATTTTAAAAGGCCCCTGCAGGTTCTTGCCCTGCATATTTTTTTGTTTATATGTTCTTCATATTCATCATAGAAATATTTAATGGTGGTCAAAACCGGGTTCGGCGCGGTCTTACCCAGGCCGCATAACGAGAAATCCTGTATGTCCCTGCTAAGTGTAGTTAAAACATGGATGTCCTCAGGGGTCCCTTTCCCTTCGGTTATTTTTTTAAGTGTTTCATAAAGGACCTCGGTCCCCAGCCTGCAGGTGGCGCATTTACCGCAGGTCTGTTCCTGTGTGAATTCAAGGTAGTGTTTTGCGAGGTCGACCATGCAAGTTTTGTCATCCATCACGACAAGCCCGCCTGATCCTATAGTTGTTCCTGCTTCTTTTAATGTTTCATAATCAATAATGACGTTTTCAAGCATGCTTTCAGGAAAACATCCGCCAAGGGGCCCGCCTACCTGGATTGCCT
This window contains:
- a CDS encoding tetratricopeptide repeat protein, whose protein sequence is MRRKYFIFLFAFFLLAGCVNVEKEADNHFRRAEDLKSQGDFSGAVQEYRIIVYKYSKSSLAPRAWQSIADCEKEIDIAKTVMVADTLINEKYNDAGLFVLRDLINKYPGGYLSGEISKKIDSLTGGQAENLLNMAMEFQKKGKYTEAIESYEKFMNAFPNSKEKDNIQLYISQCREEIARQKSLEEKQKRQTELDQKKAEEERKKKETELAEKEKQQKEIKKKQSIEDALKSLKEKTK
- a CDS encoding CvpA family protein, which encodes MHLFDIIVLGFFLYIVIRGYIRGLLREAFNLFGIFGGGLIAVKLGPGLAGIFENVLGLSPGYGKAVAFSLVWIFIYILMFFCGKFLQNLVKLLLLEWVDKFGGVVFGLMKGFFIAGLVVISLLKFPLIPRYRQEVEKTIIVKPIAVYTPKVYNLIIRIFSWTQFESYNEMIKSHGEKEGILKGFKKIDNSIENFIGD
- a CDS encoding NGG1p interacting factor NIF3, with protein sequence MKLKELYATVIEQGKKTDPRGKELVEKELQRIKKEYDDLKEDKKKDFDQEKLTNPYADTRILFGNGDMDVKNILVGVDIEGAEMMLADRLIQKGQKIDLVVSHHPEGYALANLYQVMGVHADICNQFGVSISVAEALMNERITEVQRRLLPANHTRIVDMAKLLNIPLMCVHTPADNSVSDYLQKKIDMEKPYRVSDCLDLLRKIPEYKEAEKNNVGLKVVSGSEKGRAGRVMIDMTGGTSGSKDIYERLSHTDVGTIIGMHISDEHRKEAEKNHINVIIAGHMASDTIGVNLVFDCLEEKEKLDIISCSGFRRVTGKERDGKYNP
- the rpsU gene encoding 30S ribosomal protein S21, yielding MLGVKIKDNESLESALRRFKKKCEKSGILIEIKKREHYEKPSVKKKRKTYAALKKIRKEQETLEND
- a CDS encoding Xaa-Pro peptidase family protein, which codes for MENIIRKAFKEKINQLLPDLRYPLLITNFDGQNANYWMFTLQTDHVAPSFLLILPGGKIYAFVSPIETDLLSGLKNNIEIMTYPASSKLIPLIKKITRKYKYLSAEYSDNYNFDIIRYSWLKKLRKEFSLKPAQDVIFPLRKIKTPAEIGLIRKSVNETYEILKKVENKVRKNVTEIDIYNLIYFEARKKNAEVSFKPIIASGRRAVNPHPIRATDKRLKNGEFLIVDLGVSFYGYTSDITRTFLVGDDIRGHKFYKVAKIMFNELESLDFSKISPYELAEGMRKISKKHKVDIYEKHAYGHGIGVAVHDIYPSLSLSKNVFSRHKFQDGTAFAFEPGFYTKKTGFRWENDYFINNGKAVKF